The genomic window CAACAAACTCAGCATCATTATCTAAAATACGCTGCATCCGTGAAATCTCACCAATTGAACGTAGTGTTTGACCACCAATTTTACGCGCACGCTCAGCAATGTCATCAGTCATTGCAAATAACTGTGCACTTTGTTCATCTAACATTAAATGGTAGTCACGGAAGTGCGCACCACTCATATGCCAATGAAAATTCTTGGTTTTCATATAAATAGCAAATACATCAGCTAAAATTGCGGTTAACGCTCCACTAATCTCTTTAGTCGCGTCTACACATAAATCTGTAGGTGTGGCTAGAGGACGAGTAAGGTGTTGTTTAGCATCTTCAATTTGAACTTCATTCAAGATTGTAGTACTCATCGTCTTTTCCTTAATAATAATCCTGTGAACCCAGTTACTATAGCCCACTGTAATTGTATGACAATAGTATTTACCAGCAGATAAATGCAACCTAACTTTACTTTCTTCTCACTTAATAAATGTCATTTAACTTCAGTATAATCAGAGACATTTCTCTTTTTTGACAGTGATCATTAGATAAAATTTGCTTAAATATAATCAGCTGTTTACCCTCTTAAATAGATACTCAATAATACAGGTAAGAAAATGGATAATTCATTTGGATACGCAATTGGTACTCCAGGTATAAAATGGAATGCCACAGAAAAAGCGGCATGGCTGGCACAAACTACTATTAAGCGTAGTTATCTTGAGCAGGTTGTTGCCCATATTCATACCCTAAGTGAAAAGTTCGACGTTGAACAATATGGTGCTTTATCTTACTCACCTGAAAAATATCCTCTGTTTGTAATCAAGACTCGTCATTGGAGTGATACAAAACCAACAATATTGATTACAGGAGGCATTCACGGTTATGAAACCAGTGGTGTGCATGGTGCATTAACCTTTTT from Photobacterium toruni includes these protein-coding regions:
- a CDS encoding Dps family protein, producing the protein MSTTILNEVQIEDAKQHLTRPLATPTDLCVDATKEISGALTAILADVFAIYMKTKNFHWHMSGAHFRDYHLMLDEQSAQLFAMTDDIAERARKIGGQTLRSIGEISRMQRILDNDAEFVEPADMLAELCEDNKQLAAELRAAHILCDERNDFSSVSMIDNWIDETERRVWFLYESYRH